The Pirellulales bacterium genome includes a region encoding these proteins:
- a CDS encoding lipid-binding SYLF domain-containing protein codes for MDWRRWMVSACLAALALTTSVAVAQFPTSAGVTAPPAPSAAIGEAAVVDLATQVLGEIMATPASAIPKSMLADAQAIAVLPRMTKGGFVVGVRHGRGILVSRAENGGWVAPTFITITGGSIGWQAGIESTDLVLVFKTKHSLESLATGKFTIGAGVSAAAGPVGREASLGTDVKLQAEIYSYSRSRGIFAGAALDGSALQVDQAATARYYAAVAPASNAQVAPAIPPSAMRFLDLVSRYAGANRLVPPPEPAPAGSAATLETLTPALLRASASLQPLLDERWREYLALPAELQQPGGKVDSARLAVTMQRYQTVAADARYHDLSGRVEFQQTLDLLRQYSEKLTAQATLPLPPPPPQ; via the coding sequence ATGGATTGGCGTCGTTGGATGGTGTCTGCCTGCTTGGCCGCCCTCGCCCTGACCACCTCGGTAGCGGTCGCCCAGTTTCCCACCTCTGCTGGAGTCACGGCTCCGCCGGCTCCCTCGGCAGCCATCGGCGAAGCGGCCGTGGTCGACCTGGCCACGCAAGTGCTCGGCGAAATCATGGCCACTCCGGCGAGCGCGATTCCCAAGTCGATGCTGGCCGATGCCCAGGCGATTGCCGTCTTGCCGCGCATGACCAAGGGCGGCTTTGTCGTCGGCGTACGTCACGGCCGGGGAATTCTGGTGAGCCGCGCCGAGAACGGCGGCTGGGTCGCTCCGACGTTCATCACCATCACCGGCGGCAGTATTGGGTGGCAGGCCGGCATCGAATCGACGGACCTGGTGCTCGTCTTCAAGACCAAACACAGCCTGGAAAGCCTGGCGACCGGCAAGTTCACGATTGGCGCCGGTGTATCGGCGGCTGCAGGACCGGTTGGTCGCGAGGCCTCGCTCGGCACGGACGTGAAGTTGCAGGCCGAAATCTATTCTTATTCGCGCAGCCGCGGCATCTTCGCAGGCGCCGCCCTGGATGGCTCCGCACTTCAGGTCGATCAAGCGGCCACGGCGCGGTACTACGCGGCCGTCGCGCCTGCTTCCAATGCCCAGGTCGCACCGGCCATTCCCCCGTCGGCCATGCGGTTTCTCGACCTCGTCTCGCGCTACGCGGGCGCGAACCGATTGGTACCGCCCCCGGAACCCGCCCCTGCCGGCAGCGCCGCGACGCTCGAGACGCTCACTCCGGCCTTGCTCCGGGCGTCCGCTTCGTTGCAACCGCTGCTCGACGAGCGCTGGCGCGAGTATTTGGCGCTACCGGCCGAACTCCAGCAGCCGGGCGGCAAGGTCGATTCCGCGCGCCTGGCGGTGACTATGCAGCGGTACCAGACTGTCGCCGCCGACGCTCGATACCACGATCTCTCCGGCCGTGTGGAGTTCCAGCAAACGCTCGATCTGCTGCGGCAATACTCCGAAAAGCTGACGGCTCAAGCGACGTTGCCGTTGCCGCCGCCGCCTCCTCAATGA